A region of Alteromonadaceae bacterium 2753L.S.0a.02 DNA encodes the following proteins:
- a CDS encoding transposase encodes MKFYTNSHKHYCGIDLHTKTMYVCILDSNANILIHRNIISSEKAFLKLIKPYREDIVVGVECTFSWYWIADLCARENIAFILGHALYMKCIHGGKAKNDKIDSEKIARIIYGKNFPLAYVYPPEMRAVRDLMRRRSYLVRIKSEVQAHIKITNYQYNLPTIKKNLVHKSNRQGLDEHFDDPTIRLNVETDIAVMDALHDDINRLNNYIIKHARGFKSRLLYKLKTVRGIGDVLALTILYEIQDISRFSSVQQFCSYSRLVKCAKESAGKKMGSSGSKIGNPHLKWAFSEAAILFLRDSDRAKAYVDKLAKKHGKAKALSILAHKLGRAIYFMLKRDDAFDENYFFRT; translated from the coding sequence ATGAAATTTTATACCAATTCTCACAAACATTATTGTGGAATCGACCTACACACCAAAACAATGTACGTCTGCATCCTTGATTCCAACGCTAACATATTGATTCATAGGAATATAATAAGCAGTGAAAAGGCCTTTCTCAAGCTCATTAAGCCTTACCGAGAGGATATTGTTGTTGGCGTCGAATGCACCTTTTCGTGGTACTGGATTGCCGACCTCTGTGCTCGGGAAAACATAGCATTCATTCTGGGTCACGCACTCTATATGAAGTGCATCCATGGCGGTAAGGCAAAGAATGACAAAATTGATTCTGAGAAGATTGCGCGAATCATCTATGGTAAAAATTTCCCGCTCGCCTACGTCTATCCCCCTGAAATGCGGGCTGTACGCGATCTCATGCGACGACGTAGTTATCTCGTCAGAATCAAATCTGAAGTACAGGCGCATATCAAAATCACCAACTATCAGTACAATCTTCCCACTATCAAGAAAAACCTGGTGCACAAATCCAATCGACAAGGATTAGATGAACATTTTGACGATCCTACTATTCGCCTGAATGTAGAAACGGATATTGCTGTTATGGATGCGCTACACGACGATATAAACCGGCTCAACAATTACATTATTAAGCATGCGCGCGGGTTCAAGTCCCGGCTACTTTATAAACTAAAAACGGTGCGCGGTATCGGTGACGTGCTCGCCTTGACGATTCTCTATGAGATACAAGATATATCTCGGTTCTCCAGCGTACAGCAATTTTGTTCATATTCACGCTTAGTCAAGTGTGCCAAGGAATCGGCGGGCAAAAAAATGGGGAGTTCAGGGTCAAAAATTGGCAATCCTCATTTAAAATGGGCTTTTTCCGAAGCAGCCATTCTATTCCTGCGTGACAGTGATAGAGCCAAAGCCTATGTTGACAAACTGGCTAAAAAACACGGTAAAGCAAAGGCTTTATCTATTCTGGCTCATAAACTTGGTCGAGCCATCTATTTTATGCTGAAGAGAGACGACGCATTCGACGAAAATTATTTTTTTAGAACCTAG
- a CDS encoding aryl-alcohol dehydrogenase-like predicted oxidoreductase, giving the protein MTGLIGRRRPPLLRPASSIQTKSDAKKCLIRILLTRELKVTGLKKKIGNSDIEVSGIGLGCWPIGGKMFLEGESDGYSRIDDKESLRAIHAAVDAGITLFDTADVYGGGHSEKILGQALEGKRDKVVLATKFGFGFNEETRWIYGMEHNPKYISLALEGSLKRLNTDYIDLYQLHSYPANRDEILAIVAELETLVCSGKIKAYGWSIDDPDQAAMFAGKPNCRAMQFSMNIFNKAEGMVDFTQEQNLAALVRSPLGMGLLSGKYTAETQLPADDVRSSPFEWVSFFEKGTPKPEYLKALDAVREILKSDGRNLVQGALAYLWAKADNIIPIPGFRNVQQALENVKAMQFGPLSAQQVEEIETLLERA; this is encoded by the coding sequence ATGACAGGCTTGATAGGCCGCAGGCGCCCTCCTCTTCTCAGACCTGCGAGCTCTATTCAAACTAAAAGTGACGCTAAAAAATGCCTCATCAGGATTTTATTAACACGAGAATTAAAGGTGACAGGTTTGAAAAAAAAGATTGGTAACAGCGATATAGAAGTCAGTGGCATCGGTCTTGGTTGCTGGCCCATCGGCGGAAAAATGTTCCTTGAAGGTGAAAGCGACGGATATTCCAGAATCGATGACAAAGAATCGCTTCGTGCAATTCACGCGGCTGTCGATGCCGGTATAACGCTTTTCGATACAGCCGATGTGTATGGTGGTGGCCATAGCGAAAAGATTTTGGGGCAAGCGCTTGAGGGAAAAAGGGATAAGGTGGTTCTGGCCACCAAATTCGGTTTCGGTTTTAATGAAGAAACCCGCTGGATCTACGGCATGGAGCACAACCCCAAATATATTTCTCTGGCTCTGGAAGGGTCTCTCAAGCGCTTGAATACCGATTATATCGACCTGTACCAGTTGCACAGTTATCCGGCGAACCGGGACGAAATTCTGGCGATTGTTGCAGAACTGGAGACACTGGTTTGCAGCGGTAAGATCAAAGCCTACGGCTGGAGCATCGACGATCCCGATCAGGCGGCGATGTTTGCAGGCAAACCAAACTGCCGGGCCATGCAATTCTCTATGAATATTTTCAATAAGGCGGAGGGCATGGTTGATTTTACCCAGGAGCAGAACCTGGCGGCACTGGTCAGGTCGCCTTTGGGCATGGGTTTACTAAGTGGAAAATACACCGCCGAGACTCAATTACCGGCCGATGATGTTCGCTCCAGCCCATTCGAGTGGGTCAGTTTTTTTGAAAAGGGAACACCGAAACCGGAATACCTGAAAGCCTTGGATGCCGTTCGCGAAATACTGAAAAGTGATGGACGAAATCTTGTGCAGGGTGCCTTGGCCTATCTTTGGGCCAAGGCGGATAACATTATTCCGATACCAGGATTCCGAAATGTTCAGCAAGCGCTTGAAAATGTAAAAGCGATGCAATTCGGGCCGCTTAGTGCACAGCAAGTCGAGGAAATAGAAACGCTTTTGGAAAGGGCTTAG
- a CDS encoding transposase, IS4 family yields MPNFKPDNYNQDFLIALNFLEQIEADPFAMAIHLLVDRMDMSRYFQSYKNDNGGRPAYSPALLLKIILYSYTKGIRTSRDIEWHCKHNIIIRSLACDRAPHYTTIAHFISSHPEGVKDVFEHILLCCEEEGLLGHELIAIDGCKISSNAAKEHSGTLKELEAKREKIAAYIDRCITEHQSLDGRRVGEKERKNELEKRMDRLLKHHDKIDHFLKNNGPRKGKGQRNQEVKSNITDNESGKLYGPKGTQQGYNGVAAVDQQNQVIVDAESFGEGNENHTLQPVLETLRERYHRLGISENLYEDGTVITADTGFYSEANNAYLKRNKIDAYTPDPEFRQRDERFDGQHAKYGSKNRVKVKKHPTRYPASAFKFDAKQKTCVCPAGKELLLYRELHMEVGKYRFGFEGRLTDCRHCALKNNCLRNPASPNTRKGKGRQVTFIHRTAACPTEWMKARVDSKEGKRRYGQRMATVEPVFGNITVRKGLDYFTLRGKTKVDIQWKLYCTVHNVEKLVRYGNIV; encoded by the coding sequence ATGCCCAATTTCAAACCGGACAATTACAACCAGGATTTTCTTATAGCGCTCAACTTTCTAGAGCAAATAGAAGCGGATCCCTTCGCCATGGCGATACACCTCTTAGTGGACCGCATGGATATGTCACGGTATTTCCAGTCTTACAAGAACGACAACGGTGGCCGACCGGCCTACAGTCCGGCGTTATTACTTAAAATTATCTTATACAGTTACACCAAGGGCATACGTACCAGTCGGGATATTGAATGGCACTGTAAGCACAACATAATCATTCGATCCTTGGCGTGTGATCGTGCTCCCCATTACACCACCATCGCCCACTTTATCAGCAGTCACCCTGAAGGCGTAAAAGACGTATTTGAACACATCTTATTATGTTGTGAGGAAGAAGGGCTTCTGGGGCACGAGCTGATCGCCATTGACGGCTGTAAAATTTCATCGAACGCGGCCAAAGAGCATAGTGGAACCCTAAAAGAACTCGAAGCTAAGCGTGAAAAAATAGCCGCCTATATTGATCGGTGCATAACCGAACACCAATCACTCGATGGTCGGCGCGTGGGCGAAAAAGAACGTAAAAACGAACTCGAAAAGCGCATGGATAGACTCTTAAAACATCATGATAAGATCGATCACTTTCTAAAGAACAACGGCCCAAGGAAGGGCAAAGGCCAGCGCAACCAAGAAGTCAAAAGTAATATCACCGATAACGAGTCCGGCAAGCTTTATGGCCCGAAGGGCACGCAGCAAGGCTATAATGGCGTGGCCGCTGTCGATCAACAAAACCAGGTCATCGTAGACGCCGAGTCCTTTGGCGAAGGCAACGAAAACCACACCTTACAGCCAGTATTAGAAACCCTTAGAGAACGCTACCACCGACTGGGGATATCTGAAAATCTCTACGAAGACGGCACCGTGATAACCGCTGATACGGGGTTTTACAGTGAGGCAAACAATGCGTATCTAAAAAGGAACAAGATAGACGCTTATACCCCCGATCCGGAATTTCGCCAGCGAGATGAGCGATTCGATGGGCAGCATGCCAAGTATGGCAGCAAAAACCGGGTCAAGGTCAAGAAGCACCCCACGCGTTACCCAGCCAGCGCCTTCAAATTCGACGCCAAACAGAAAACCTGCGTTTGTCCGGCGGGAAAAGAACTGCTGCTCTACCGTGAATTACACATGGAGGTGGGTAAATACCGCTTTGGGTTTGAAGGAAGGTTAACCGACTGTCGGCATTGCGCGTTAAAAAATAACTGTTTGCGAAACCCCGCCTCCCCGAATACACGTAAGGGTAAAGGGAGACAGGTTACATTTATTCATCGAACAGCGGCTTGTCCCACAGAATGGATGAAGGCACGGGTTGATAGCAAGGAAGGAAAGCGTCGCTATGGGCAACGGATGGCGACGGTAGAACCTGTCTTCGGTAATATTACGGTACGTAAGGGCTTGGATTATTTTACCTTACGGGGAAAAACGAAGGTGGATATACAATGGAAACTGTATTGTACGGTACATAATGTCGAAAAATTAGTGAGATATGGCAATATCGTGTAA
- a CDS encoding helix-turn-helix protein, translating into MNSFSEILCRHLPRAGTLSGPLANTEIYRVDEVYELTPIVYDPSVYFVAQGEKEAWLQEQRYVYNPGQFLLLTVPLPLHCRVFNATPRKPFLAIKLNIDLSVLKELLGQMQTVEADTDQSDSGIFVSNMTDNLKDAVHRFISTLDHPEQQSVLAPMIYREILFHILQGPEAQRLRGFATADRHSNRIALVIDFIHQNFSRTMRIEELAAIAAMSESTFYEHFKNVTQLSPLQYLKNIRLHHARHQISVEQLPVSEAAYLVGYESPSQFSREYKRLFGFSPAQHSA; encoded by the coding sequence ATGAATTCATTCAGCGAAATCCTATGCCGCCATTTGCCTCGGGCAGGCACCCTGAGCGGCCCATTGGCCAACACCGAAATTTATCGCGTGGACGAAGTGTACGAATTAACGCCAATTGTTTACGACCCCAGCGTTTATTTCGTCGCCCAGGGGGAAAAGGAAGCTTGGCTGCAAGAACAGCGTTATGTTTATAATCCCGGGCAGTTTTTGCTGCTTACAGTACCTTTACCGCTGCACTGTCGGGTTTTTAACGCGACACCACGCAAGCCCTTTTTGGCGATAAAACTGAATATAGATTTAAGTGTGCTGAAAGAACTGCTGGGGCAAATGCAAACTGTTGAGGCAGATACAGACCAAAGCGACAGCGGCATTTTTGTATCCAATATGACCGACAATTTGAAGGATGCCGTGCATCGCTTTATAAGCACGCTGGATCATCCGGAGCAACAGTCGGTATTGGCACCGATGATATACCGGGAAATTCTGTTCCATATTCTACAGGGGCCGGAAGCTCAGCGCTTGCGGGGTTTCGCCACCGCAGACCGCCACAGTAACCGCATTGCACTGGTTATTGATTTTATTCATCAGAACTTCAGCCGCACCATGCGCATTGAAGAACTGGCAGCCATAGCCGCCATGAGTGAATCGACTTTTTATGAACATTTTAAAAATGTCACTCAGCTTTCGCCGCTGCAATATTTAAAAAATATTCGCCTGCATCACGCCCGTCATCAAATTTCCGTTGAACAGTTACCGGTAAGCGAAGCGGCCTACCTGGTCGGTTATGAAAGCCCTTCCCAGTTCAGCCGGGAATACAAAAGGTTATTTGGTTTTTCGCCCGCACAACACTCTGCGTGA
- a CDS encoding uncharacterized LabA/DUF88 family protein: protein MKNVSIFVDVQNIYYTTKNTYQKNFDYNKFWALATEGRHVLNAFAYAIDRGDEKQKQFQTILKAIGFQVKLKPFIQRSDGSAKGDWDVGITIDVMDCAGDSDIVVLASGDGDFDILVSKVRSKYAIPVEVYGVRELTASSLISAASTYYPIEKSLLL, encoded by the coding sequence ATGAAAAATGTTAGTATATTTGTTGATGTTCAAAATATTTACTACACAACAAAAAACACTTACCAAAAGAACTTTGACTACAACAAATTTTGGGCGCTTGCTACCGAAGGTCGCCATGTTTTAAATGCTTTCGCTTACGCAATTGATCGTGGAGATGAAAAGCAAAAGCAGTTTCAAACAATACTTAAGGCCATAGGTTTTCAAGTCAAGCTAAAACCCTTTATCCAAAGGTCTGACGGTTCAGCAAAAGGCGATTGGGATGTCGGCATAACAATAGATGTTATGGATTGCGCTGGTGATTCTGATATTGTAGTGCTCGCATCTGGTGACGGGGATTTCGATATTTTAGTTAGTAAAGTACGCTCAAAGTATGCGATACCAGTAGAAGTTTACGGCGTAAGGGAGCTTACTGCATCAAGTTTAATTAGTGCGGCATCCACTTATTATCCAATTGAAAAATCGTTACTTTTGTGA
- a CDS encoding glutathione S-transferase produces the protein MEAIMVKPEALVLVLVLVVESLKALLLGMFTALKRGKMGKFINKEDAEWLGGEVVSLDAPEPSRFFRAQRNALENLLPFSVLACCFILIGGNGLAATVYFTAFSLSRLAHCYAYLTCKPMMRRNAYSIGWLVQILLALHVATIVILGHLTVI, from the coding sequence ATGGAAGCTATAATGGTAAAGCCGGAAGCACTAGTGCTTGTACTCGTTTTGGTCGTTGAATCTTTAAAAGCCCTATTGCTGGGTATGTTTACGGCTTTAAAGCGGGGCAAAATGGGTAAATTCATTAACAAGGAAGACGCAGAGTGGCTAGGTGGAGAAGTGGTATCATTGGATGCACCAGAACCTAGCAGATTTTTCAGAGCCCAGAGAAATGCTTTAGAGAATCTGCTCCCGTTCTCCGTTTTGGCATGTTGTTTTATATTGATCGGGGGTAATGGGTTAGCGGCTACTGTATATTTTACAGCTTTCTCTCTTAGCCGATTAGCACATTGCTACGCGTATCTTACATGCAAACCTATGATGAGGCGGAACGCTTATTCAATTGGCTGGTTAGTACAGATACTTCTAGCCTTGCATGTCGCTACTATTGTGATATTGGGGCATCTCACTGTTATATGA
- a CDS encoding multidrug resistance efflux pump, whose translation MDLLLLAIYAAVCISAFKAFKIPLNKWTVPTAVLGGLVFVGAIVMVMNYNHPYAKLARNFYITTPVISDVNGRVISVPVQPNQPLKKGDVLFEVDPTPFRATVESLRAQLAAAEPEAAELAEELSNAIAGVNQAKASRDQSKDAYTRYKQGYDNARAFSERDVEARRLSLEQAEAALDRAEASEREARLHAETKYMGQHPEVARLQAELQKAMYNLEHTVVRAPTDGYVTQVFLQPGMYVAALPLRPVMVFVHDDPVHRNTVVGAFWQNSLQRIKAGYEAEVIFDGVPGEVFKARVKQALPALSQGQLQASGELLSVESRYQPGFVPVELEIVDERFFDYHLPGGVVASAAIYTHHAHHMSTVRKVLLRMQGWMNYFFPFH comes from the coding sequence ATGGATTTATTACTCCTCGCGATTTATGCCGCAGTGTGTATTTCCGCATTCAAGGCATTTAAAATTCCCCTGAATAAATGGACGGTACCGACAGCGGTACTCGGAGGCCTGGTGTTCGTCGGTGCTATTGTAATGGTGATGAATTACAACCACCCCTACGCAAAGCTGGCTCGCAATTTTTATATCACAACGCCGGTGATTAGCGATGTTAATGGGCGTGTTATTTCGGTACCGGTGCAGCCAAATCAGCCGCTAAAAAAAGGTGATGTGCTGTTCGAAGTAGACCCCACACCTTTCCGCGCCACAGTGGAATCTTTACGGGCACAGCTGGCCGCAGCGGAGCCTGAAGCCGCGGAACTGGCAGAAGAGTTAAGCAATGCCATTGCCGGTGTTAATCAGGCCAAAGCATCGCGTGATCAGTCGAAGGATGCCTATACCCGGTATAAGCAGGGTTATGATAATGCACGAGCCTTTAGTGAGCGGGATGTGGAAGCACGCAGGCTTTCTCTGGAGCAGGCTGAGGCCGCACTGGATCGTGCGGAAGCATCCGAACGTGAAGCGCGACTCCACGCTGAGACCAAATATATGGGCCAGCATCCGGAAGTCGCGCGTCTCCAGGCCGAGCTGCAAAAAGCCATGTACAACCTCGAGCATACCGTTGTACGCGCACCAACCGATGGTTATGTCACTCAGGTATTTTTACAACCGGGAATGTACGTGGCCGCACTGCCGTTACGGCCCGTAATGGTATTTGTGCACGATGACCCTGTGCATCGCAATACGGTGGTGGGTGCCTTCTGGCAGAATTCCTTGCAACGTATTAAGGCTGGTTATGAAGCGGAAGTTATTTTCGACGGCGTTCCCGGAGAAGTTTTTAAGGCGAGAGTCAAACAGGCCCTACCCGCGTTATCTCAGGGGCAGTTGCAGGCATCGGGAGAATTATTGAGTGTGGAATCCCGTTATCAACCGGGTTTTGTACCCGTGGAGTTGGAAATTGTTGATGAACGTTTTTTTGACTACCACCTGCCGGGCGGTGTTGTTGCTTCTGCAGCGATTTATACCCATCACGCTCACCATATGTCTACGGTTCGCAAAGTGTTATTGAGAATGCAAGGCTGGATGAATTACTTTTTTCCGTTTCATTGA
- a CDS encoding pyruvate dehydrogenase E2 component (dihydrolipoamide acetyltransferase), translating into MFSLIFKALNKAFVTDEKDAMEEESPEVIITEQSVIRVPNNGSQSAEIIEIHAKKGDIIKTDQVLIVLESEKYVLEIPSPYLCKIEEVLVHIGNIVSENDALIQVSPHS; encoded by the coding sequence ATGTTTTCGCTTATTTTCAAAGCCCTAAATAAGGCTTTCGTTACAGATGAAAAGGATGCTATGGAAGAAGAGTCTCCAGAGGTAATAATTACGGAGCAGTCTGTGATTAGAGTGCCAAACAATGGTTCTCAATCAGCAGAAATAATCGAGATACACGCAAAGAAGGGAGATATTATAAAAACTGATCAAGTGCTCATTGTGTTGGAGAGCGAAAAGTATGTATTGGAAATTCCAAGCCCATATTTATGTAAAATAGAAGAAGTATTGGTTCATATCGGTAATATTGTTAGCGAAAACGATGCGCTTATTCAAGTCTCACCGCACTCATAA
- a CDS encoding HxlR family transcriptional regulator has product MNYEPYGCPIRYWLAVFGDKWSLLIVRDIMLKERKNYGQFQDAGEGISTSVLANRLSHLENHGIISKSHDENHGKKYVYKLTDKGKELANIIINIIDWSEKYDEKTLVEKDFIAALREDPKALRKKLVET; this is encoded by the coding sequence ATGAATTATGAACCTTATGGCTGCCCCATTAGGTATTGGCTAGCAGTCTTTGGCGACAAGTGGAGTCTTTTAATTGTCAGAGACATCATGCTTAAAGAGCGAAAAAACTACGGTCAGTTTCAGGATGCTGGAGAAGGGATCTCGACAAGCGTTCTGGCAAATAGGCTAAGTCATCTGGAAAACCACGGAATTATTAGCAAATCCCATGATGAGAACCACGGTAAGAAATATGTTTATAAACTTACCGATAAAGGAAAAGAATTGGCAAACATAATAATCAATATTATTGATTGGTCTGAAAAATATGATGAGAAGACGCTTGTTGAAAAAGATTTTATTGCCGCGCTAAGGGAAGACCCTAAAGCTTTAAGGAAGAAACTCGTAGAAACATAG
- a CDS encoding thiopurine S-methyltransferase, whose amino-acid sequence MTSEDNGLWLSTWKNGQTDFHQVLVNQQLQDYWHQLDIPPLGRVLVPLCGKSKDLIWLAARGFHVIGIELSSIAVKTFFEENNLKPKKTRCGNFTVWRHGRIRIFCGDIFILKNSDLGQIDAVYDRAALSALPETIRKLYVSKLLSFMPLLKPMLLLTTEDADPLRTTDSQAVIDQEIFDLYSPHFAIKVRYGDSYQAYAVKETVNKVYQMNMRVSDINKIT is encoded by the coding sequence TTGACATCAGAAGACAATGGTTTGTGGCTTTCCACGTGGAAGAACGGACAAACTGACTTTCATCAGGTATTGGTCAATCAGCAATTACAAGATTATTGGCACCAACTCGACATTCCACCTTTGGGCAGAGTCTTAGTACCATTGTGTGGAAAAAGTAAAGATTTGATTTGGCTGGCTGCACGGGGTTTCCATGTTATTGGCATTGAACTGAGTTCAATCGCAGTAAAAACATTTTTCGAAGAAAATAATCTAAAACCCAAAAAAACTCGCTGCGGGAATTTCACGGTATGGCGACATGGGCGTATTCGGATTTTTTGCGGCGATATTTTTATATTAAAAAATTCGGATCTGGGCCAAATTGACGCCGTTTACGATAGAGCGGCTCTTTCCGCATTGCCTGAGACAATCAGAAAGTTATACGTCAGTAAGTTACTTTCGTTCATGCCATTATTGAAACCCATGCTGTTACTAACCACGGAAGATGCAGATCCGTTGAGAACCACAGATTCTCAAGCGGTGATTGATCAAGAAATATTTGACCTATATTCACCTCACTTTGCTATAAAGGTAAGGTATGGCGATTCATATCAGGCATATGCTGTTAAAGAGACGGTAAATAAAGTCTATCAAATGAACATGCGAGTATCCGATATCAATAAAATTACATGA
- a CDS encoding aryl-alcohol dehydrogenase-like predicted oxidoreductase, producing MKTVKLGSQGLEVSAMGLGCMGMSEFYGGKRPEEVDATLLAAVEQGLTFWDSAEIYGPFTNEQLLGDRIKALNIDRNKLTIATKFGVMRNTNGEWLGNDSSPQQIRKSCEGSLKRLQIETIDLYYQHRPDPNVPVEEVVGTLKDLIQEGKVRYIGLSESDADTIRRAHAVHPLSALQGEYSLWSRDLESSELPVLKELGIGLVAYSPLGRGFLTGAIKSRADLDADDWRLTNPRFSEANFAKNLTLVTEIEAIAKMKGCTPAQIGLAWITSQGYVPIPGTRKASRLIENSGALDVTLTDDDIRRIDEAFPLGSGAGERY from the coding sequence ATGAAAACGGTAAAACTGGGTTCACAAGGTTTGGAAGTTTCTGCCATGGGTTTGGGCTGTATGGGTATGTCGGAATTTTACGGCGGCAAACGACCGGAAGAGGTAGACGCCACCTTACTGGCGGCGGTGGAACAGGGCCTAACCTTTTGGGACAGCGCCGAAATCTATGGCCCGTTCACCAACGAACAGTTACTCGGCGACCGAATTAAGGCGCTAAACATTGACCGGAATAAATTAACCATCGCCACCAAATTTGGTGTTATGCGAAATACAAACGGCGAATGGCTGGGCAATGACAGTTCACCACAACAAATTCGCAAATCCTGCGAGGGCAGTCTTAAACGTCTGCAAATTGAAACCATCGATCTTTACTACCAGCACCGGCCCGACCCCAATGTGCCCGTCGAAGAGGTGGTTGGCACCCTGAAAGATTTAATTCAGGAAGGTAAGGTGCGTTACATTGGTTTGTCCGAATCGGATGCCGACACCATTCGTCGCGCCCATGCGGTTCACCCGCTTAGCGCGTTACAAGGGGAATATTCATTGTGGAGTCGCGATTTGGAATCTTCGGAACTGCCGGTGCTTAAAGAACTGGGAATCGGCCTGGTTGCCTACAGTCCGCTTGGTCGCGGTTTTCTTACCGGTGCTATTAAATCCCGCGCCGACTTGGACGCCGACGACTGGCGTCTCACAAACCCGCGTTTTTCCGAAGCAAATTTTGCCAAAAATTTAACGCTGGTTACAGAAATTGAAGCCATCGCAAAAATGAAGGGCTGCACCCCAGCGCAGATCGGTTTAGCCTGGATTACCAGCCAGGGTTATGTACCCATTCCCGGCACGCGCAAGGCCAGCCGATTAATCGAAAACAGCGGCGCACTGGATGTGACTTTAACAGACGACGATATTCGCCGAATTGATGAAGCCTTTCCACTCGGCTCCGGTGCTGGGGAAAGGTATTAA